Genomic segment of Triticum aestivum cultivar Chinese Spring chromosome 6A, IWGSC CS RefSeq v2.1, whole genome shotgun sequence:
TGGGGTCGGTGTGGACGCGTAGACGGCGGGCaacgagtagttgtatggagggtactgcacgccgacgaaggcgggcgagggtgtgcgcatcgcggggtggccatgggggaaggtcacgtttgggttgaacccccccatgcgcgtcgccgtcggcgtagccgggcgacgaCGATCCCCATGAAGATCCgacgccttgctgtccccagggcgcgtactgggcgtggctgacgacgggtggattcatcatccccgcgtggTCGACCGATAAGGAAGACGCCGCCGCACGCGCCGCGTTGTCGCGAGCCTTATTGGCAATGGCCCTGTTCCTCCGGTCGGTGGTGACTGCGTCGcgtcgctgaacttccaccctccactcggccttcgacatgcccggtggcttcgatggcggcgccctcggcttcctctgcttcggctgggccacggtgccagtcgtggttgccgccgcgcgcggcatggcatacttcttcggcggcatggcggcgactggaaggcgagctggagggggtttggcgggagaaaggggGGGAATGGCGGAAGGAAGGCGAGCGAGCGAaagagatgcgagggaaaagcgttaagaagcggcgggaaaaggccctcgggtcgccgCCAAGGCGGGCCCACAcgcctttttcgcttgtgccggctccccaagcgcccccagggcgccgggttcggtctgggtccgccggcaccagttttagcccgagccggcgaaaaacgggcttctgagGGCGCGACTGGGTCGTTTTTTTGATGCAGGCGCGGCAAAATCACCTGGGAAGAGCCTGTTGGGagcacggctggagatgccctgagaAGCTGGGACCAGTAATCCACGGAGCTGGAACCGGCGCACTGGGACTGGCAAACTGCAAAGCTGCAAGCCACGGGCATCGATGCCGCAACACAACGATGTTGTGCTGAGACCGTGGACGGCGATGCTGCAAGTGTAGATGGGCGGAGTTGGAACCGGGCAACCACCAAGCTGCAACGACGGGCGATGGCACTGCTGAGGGCAGCGACACCTTGCTACAACCGTGAGGCTattttgctggaaccaatcagtAACCATGCTGATGCAACACAATTCTTCCTCATATGACTTTTGTTTTTGATTTAGCCGGTTGCAACTTTTTGATTTATCGGTTCCAGCTATGATACCCATccttctctctcctcatttaatcaTGTGCCACGTCATCAAGCCTAGATGGCATATATGATACCGACTACTAACATgcatatgcactagtagaaaacagggctatggtccaggccggctcagcccattagtcctggttcagtctagaaccgggactaatgtgagcattggtcccggttcgtgcggctaaggcattagtcccggttcactcgggccctttagtcccggtttaagacatgaaccgggactaaagggtgcgatgacctttagtcccggttcgtgcctcaaaccgggactaaagattagacctttagtcccggtttgaggcacgaatcgggactaatggggttgagacctttactcccggttcgtgccacgaaccggtactaaaggtcccattttcaaactctaaccccccctcccccgtggatcgccttttcagtttttaaaaaataaaagaaaataatggaaatgtcaaaaaaataaaagaaaataagtttctcatgtgatatgtggtctagttgttgggaaaatttgcaaatgtgaattttgactttatttgcaaaatctctctgaaatttataaaaatgggcataacttttgcatactaactcggatgaaaaagttttttatatgaaaaatcatctactcgaaaagttacatccaaatttaacggggggaaccccgttaaacattttcaaaatcctcaaaaacctaatagaaaaaaagttacggggcttttaagatctagagtggaaaaaattgaaaaatattcaaacagtgggcaaactggtcaaacaatggtcaaactaattattctagaatattagtgttactaaataattattttagttatttcaattttggtcaaatctggtcaaactgtggtcaaacaatggttaaactaattattcaagaaatattagtgttactaaataataattattttttaaaacaatagtttcaaactcaaacagtgaaatgtgtcacttcatgctcaagcaaaattcctgaaggttaataggattgacatcttactattgtcaggaaaacaacaagtgcagacttgaagcgagggagaatagaatccggaagttaagcgtgctcaggctgggggagtgggaggatgggtgaccgttcgggaagttagatgatttggaatgatgaggggtgattagaggataaattgagaagtgatgaggggtggtgattacagactagaggttaaaataattcagaagtttgaaaataaaaagaaattcaaaaaaaaattcaaatttttttttcaaaaaaaaatcataaaatttcctttagtcccggttggtgttaccaaccgggactaaaggtggagctccacgtggccgcgccctttagtcccggttctagattgaaccgggactaaagggtcagggcattagtaccgacactttagtcccggttcaggaactgggactaaaggcccttacgaaccgggactataggccctttttctaccagtgatattactagtctatgttactatttcaaatttttttttcaaaaaaaaatcataaaatttcctttagtcccggttggtgttaccaaccgggactaaaggtggagctccacgtggccgcgccctttagtcccggttctagattgaaccgggactaaagggtcagggcattagtaccgacactttagtcccggttcaggaaccgggactaaaggcccttacgaaccgggactataggccttttttctaccagtgatattactagtttatgttactacctctatagtggggagtaacatatgtgtggtaatatgcaacacttcatttattatgctatagactcatcttaccttgatatgtgtgatgttactcacactatcagtaactagctatgttaccacttccttctctttttttatttattgcttgctagatcacctattttatctagatatgtgtgacgTTACTATCTACTACCTCCGTCTGGGTTTTTAGGGCcccttagagcaagtacaatagagttgagtcagcgggctataaaaaataaactagtatatttgtgcttagttgaaggaaagagaagaggagagaggaggtaagcgggctcttcatgaagagccagctctagcacgtgctcctaggcactttatGAAAATGAAAAGTGGATCACATAACAAAAAAGTAGTATGCTTTTTtcatctactattgtacatgttggctataaatGGACTATATATGACATGACACTaacttatagccagcagctggctatactattaaccatgctcttagcaCTACATGTCTGTACCATATTTAGAAGGCCTCCGCCTCGAGCACCATGCAAAAGTTAAACCTCGCGTCTTCCCAACAGAGCAATCAATGCATGCGATGCATGCATGCACGCTTGATCAAGGGAGAGAGCGCGAGTaataagggcctgtttggttccaataagtcacctaacttataagtcaggtgacttaaaaccagtgacttataagtcatacCTGTTTGGTTGccatctgacttataagtcacctgagcACATCTCCCTATCTTGTTTTTTATGTAAAAGTGGTGGGACCCATgcaaaagggggtgacttataaattttaagttggggtggagcaacttatgattTATAAGTtagggtgacttataagttggttCCGTTTGGCAAAATAGGTCACTTTTTGCACTTTTCGatttataagttggtgacttatttggaaccaaacagggcctaaaatACTTCTGTACGCTGCATGCAGGCGTGGGAAGGAAAACCAAAGCGTTCCATGCATGCAGTAACTGCGGGGGCAAAGCTCATTGGCCGCTCGCTCGGCTAGGATATCTCGGGGGAGGTTAGAGCAGATCGTGCCTTGGTCCATGCAATTCGGTCGGCGGGACTTAAAAACCTGGACGgaggtactccctccggtcctttttattcCGCACATTAGCTTTGACTGAAGTCAAaatttgctaagtttgaccaaatttatattagaaaatattaacatctataacatctaataaatataatataaaaatatattccgAGATGGATCTATTAATAaatgtgttgttatgtgaatgttaataattttttgtataaacttggtcaaacttggatgagtttgacttcagacaaacctaatgtgcagagtaaaaaggaccagagggagtagtATGTTACTTCCAGTGTGGGTAgtcttagactagccacagtgggagtaacttcaacgGTAACATCGGGTCCaactcagcaattttgcttatgtgacaatgagttaatgaggagagagctagttgtagtaacttagctagttactgtaatatcacatgtcccaatgcaatatgagtctataacataataaataaatctttgcatgttaccacacttaggCTGTCCgtaatagtagtaccataggtagtatcatgcatgctaactaagcaattttgatgagatGACATAGTATTAAATAAAGAGATgcttgagtatcatattatgataccgtatcatattaaatgatgtgctactttgtgtcatgcatgacaataaatgtaGTATTATATGATACTAACATATGATACTTtacattacggatgtagtatcatacatgtgatactagtaatatgatactccccattacaaccagccttaagttactacccactatgaaggtagtaatatagtTTAGGAAAATGTGTATGTTattagtgtatgttactctccattgtggctagtcttagactAGTCACAATGAAAGTAAGTTAACTAGTAACATCACATATTTCAATACAAGATTACTTATGTGGTagctaattaatgaggagagaggggtTTATTGGTAACTTaggtagttactgtaacatcacatattTCAAGGcataatgagtctatagcctaataaatgaactctttcatgataccactcatatgttactacccactatggagatagtaacatagactgtaacatcggcaagttactattctactccctccgtcccaaaattcatgTTTTAGATTTGtccagatacggatgtatctaacactgaaatgtaactagatacatccgtatttagacaaatataagacaagaattttgaaacggagggagtatgttactctccactatgagtagtCTTAGGGACGTGATGCCATCCAACATCTCTACAGAGGGCATGTCCCACTTAGTAGTGCAATTTATTTCACAATGAAAACAAGGTGCATTAATTTATCACGAATAAGAAATAACCACAATTCCATTGGACAAAATACTTATAATGTTAAGAGTACACACATAACTGACAACGGTGACAATCAATCCATGCATACAAAACAGTTGACAGCTTACAGCCCACGAGCATTATTGTTTCTAAGATAAGACTTGCCCTAAACTCGGAAAGTGAATCCGGACTAGCGAGGGCATCCCTTTGTTGATTTTGTAGCTAAAATATGACTTCTCCTCCAATGTCCACTCCTGCAGCAGGTGCTTGCACTTCCAACACACTGGACTTTTATATAGTTTTATCTCCTCCAAATTCACTGCTGCTTCCATGACACTTCTGGCATAGCTCACGAATTTGTCTTCTGCTTGAAACCTCCCATAGATACTGAGCTTAGTTAGGTTGTGGTGCTTTAAGTCGGTTGTAGACGGTTCCCACTGTAATCCTTTGTCCTTCTGCTTGCTAAATGGACACATCTTCCTCCGCTCCCCTGTTATCATTTCACATAAATGATCCCGCACCTGCATTCGGTCAGGTAAAAAAATCCTGATGACTCACAGAAAGTTTGAGCTTCAAAAATGAGAATCAGTACAAGAATTTACCAAGACGCGCAGTTCTTTAAGGTTGGGTGCACCTTGGAGTAAGAACATTGTCCAAGAAAGATCGCATTCTTCAGAAATGTTAAGCAAATTCACAATCCTAAGTTTGTGGAACACCGGTAACAATTGTCTTCGACCTTCCGGTTTGACCCAAATCTGCAAAAGAGGGATAATCCAGAATTATGTTAACCAAAATTAATGATTACAGCATCCCCATGACATACCAGCCACATACGCACATCACCGACAACATTGAGGACCTTCACTAACCTTTTCACTTTTGAAGTTCAAATGCAGGTTGCTTATGGCAGTTTTACCAAGCAACTCACTTAACTTGAGCATCTTGTGCCAGGAGAAAGCAGTATTGATTATGCTCACAGTCTGGAGCAGTGGGACATAGCCAAGACAGAAGGGGTCGTCTTTAGTTCTAAAAACATTGAATTTCAGTATTGTGAGCTTTGGTGCCCACTTCAGATGAACCCTCTCAAGACAGCCAGAGGCAATCACTAGTTCACTGAGTTGCGGGTGTTCCACTTCCAGCAAAGACTTAATACCCATGTCACATTCATAGAGGAAGAGGAACTCTAGTTGCTTGCATATACTGAAAATTTTGGGGAAGTCTGATTCTCCTAACCTCAAATTCTCTAGCCTGAGGCGTGCGAGACAACCAAATGTGTTTGGACACGAATCAAAGAATGACATGAACTGTCTCCCATATGTCAGTAGATCATTATTTGTACAATTTTTACGCACCTTCGTCAAGATTGTAAACTCAACTGAAGCAACCTTTTGTGTTGCTATGGTGTTGGCAACAGTCTGGCCAATGAAAATGGACTCATCTCCCAAGTAGAATTGCATGCGCAACAGGTGAATGGT
This window contains:
- the LOC123128474 gene encoding putative F-box/FBD/LRR-repeat protein At5g56810 isoform X1 — encoded protein: MLQPLSLLQEGNYRVRLSTSCLEDNEDDRLSILPDDVLLNIVERLDIADATRTTILSRRWKQIPAMLSKVVIMAGSFEPKHTTSKLTSDDIIRFNSTMLEATRSILERRARTLYTIHLLRMQFYLGDESIFIGQTVANTIATQKVASVEFTILTKVRKNCTNNDLLTYGRQFMSFFDSCPNTFGCLARLRLENLRLGESDFPKIFSICKQLEFLFLYECDMGIKSLLEVEHPQLSELVIASGCLERVHLKWAPKLTILKFNVFRTKDDPFCLGYVPLLQTVSIINTAFSWHKMLKLSELLGKTAISNLHLNFKSEKIWVKPEGRRQLLPVFHKLRIVNLLNISEECDLSWTMFLLQGAPNLKELRVLVRDHLCEMITGERRKMCPFSKQKDKGLQWEPSTTDLKHHNLTKLSIYGRFQAEDKFVSYARSVMEAAVNLEEIKLYKSPVCWKCKHLLQEWTLEEKSYFSYKINKGMPSLVRIHFPSLGQVLS
- the LOC123128474 gene encoding putative F-box/FBD/LRR-repeat protein At5g56810 isoform X2 yields the protein MVEDNEDDRLSILPDDVLLNIVERLDIADATRTTILSRRWKQIPAMLSKVVIMAGSFEPKHTTSKLTSDDIIRFNSTMLEATRSILERRARTLYTIHLLRMQFYLGDESIFIGQTVANTIATQKVASVEFTILTKVRKNCTNNDLLTYGRQFMSFFDSCPNTFGCLARLRLENLRLGESDFPKIFSICKQLEFLFLYECDMGIKSLLEVEHPQLSELVIASGCLERVHLKWAPKLTILKFNVFRTKDDPFCLGYVPLLQTVSIINTAFSWHKMLKLSELLGKTAISNLHLNFKSEKIWVKPEGRRQLLPVFHKLRIVNLLNISEECDLSWTMFLLQGAPNLKELRVLVRDHLCEMITGERRKMCPFSKQKDKGLQWEPSTTDLKHHNLTKLSIYGRFQAEDKFVSYARSVMEAAVNLEEIKLYKSPVCWKCKHLLQEWTLEEKSYFSYKINKGMPSLVRIHFPSLGQVLS
- the LOC123128474 gene encoding putative F-box/FBD/LRR-repeat protein At5g56810 isoform X3; translated protein: MLQPLSLLQEGNYRVRLSTSCLEDNEDDRLSILPDDVLLNIVERLDIADATRTTILSRRWKQIPAMLSKVVIMAGSFEPKHTTSKLTSDDIIRFNSTMLEATRSILERRARTLYTIHLLRMQFYLGDESIFIGQTVANTIATQKVASVEFTILTKVRKNCTNNDLLTYGRQFMSFFDSCPNTFGCLARLRLENLRLGESDFPKIFSICKQLEFLFLYECDMGIKSLLEVEHPQLSELVIASGCLERVHLKWAPKLTILKFNVFRTKDDPFCLGYVPLLQTVSIINTAFSWHKMLKLSELLGKTAISNLHLNFKSEKIWVKPEGRRQLLPVFHKLRIVNLLNISEECDLSWTMFLLQGAPNLKELRVLGSGGRCVHLASRRTKDYSGNRLQPT